The following proteins are co-located in the Cyprinus carpio isolate SPL01 chromosome B19, ASM1834038v1, whole genome shotgun sequence genome:
- the vps45 gene encoding vacuolar protein sorting-associated protein 45: MNVTLAVKQYISKMIESSGPGMKVLLMDKETTSIVSVVYTQSEILQKEVYLFERIDSQNRDNMKHLKAICFLRPTKENVEHLIQELRRPKYSVYFIYFSNVISKSEIKALAEADEQEVVAEVQEFYGDFIAVNPHLFSLNLQGVSRGRSWEPSVLPRVTQGLTSVLLALKKCPMIRYQLSSDMSKRLAESVKQIITKEYELFDFRKTEVPPLLLILDRSDDAITPLLNQWTYQAMVHELLGLNNNRIDLSRVPGISKDLREVVLSAENDEFYANNLYLNFGEIGTNIKNLMEDFQKKKPKDKQKLESISDMKAFVDNYPQFKKMSGTVSKHVTVVGELSRLVSERQLMEVSEVEQELACQNDHSSAQQNVRRLLQNPRLSETDAVRLVMLYALRYEKHSSSILPSLMEELSRKGVSERHRKMVQSVVEYGGKRVRGSELIAPTDAVAITKQFFKGLKGVENVYTQHQPLLHDTLDQLIKGRLKDSQFPYLGPSSLRDRPQDIIVFIIGGATYEEALTVYNLNRTMPGVRIVLGGTAIHNTKSFLEEVMLSVSGSAGDRTLGGGRQLSRR; encoded by the exons ATGAACGTGACTCTTGCTGTCAAGCAGTACATTTCCAAAATGATAGAGAGCAGCGGCCCTGGGATGAAGGTGCTGCTGATGGACAAGGAGACG ACCAGTATCGTAAGCGTGGTCTACACACAGTCTGAGATCCTGCAGAAAGAAGTCTACCTTTTTGAGCGCATTGACTCCCAAAACCGAGACAACATGAAGCACCTTAAGGCAATCTGCTTTCTTCGGCCAACCAAG GAGAATGTAGAGCACCTGATTCAAGAGCTTCGCCGGCCCAAGTATAGTGTTTACTTCATCT ATTTCAGTAACGTGATCAGTAAGAGTGAAATAAAGGCTTTGGCTGAGGCGGATGAACAGGAAGTAGTTGCAGAAGTGCAG gAGTTCTACGGAGATTTCATTGCTGTGAACCCTCATCTCTTCTCCCTCAACCTTCAAGGAGTATCCAGG GGTCGCAGTTGGGAGCCCAGTGTACTGCCTCGTGTCACTCAGGGTTTGACATCAGTGTTGCTGGCCCTAAAGAAATGCCCCATGATCCGCTACCAGCTCTCTTCTGACATGTCCAAAAGGCTGGCAGAAAGCGTCAAA CAAATCATTACTAAGGAGTATGAACTGTTTGACTTCCGAAAAACAGAAGTGCCTCCTCTTCTCCTGATTTTAGACAGAAGTGATGATGCTATTACTCCCCTTCTTAATCAG TGGACATATCAGGCCATGGTTCATGAGCTACTGGGCCTCAATAACAACCGTATAGACCTGTCAAGAGTACCTGGAATCAGTAAGGACCTACGGGAGGTGGTCTTGTCTGCAGAAAATGATGAGTTTTATGCAAAT aaCTTGTACCTGAATTTTGGTGAGATTGGAACAAATATCAAGAACCTGATGGAGGATTTCCAGAAGAAAAAGCCCAAGGACAAACAAAAATTAGAATCCATATCTGACATGAAG GCATTTGTGGATAATTACCCACAGTTTAAGAAAATGTCAGGCACAGTCTCAAAACACGTAACCGTGGTTGGGGAGCTTTCTCGCCTGGTCAGTGAAAGACAGCTGATGGAGGTGTCAGAGGTGGAGCAGGAGCTGGCCTGCCAGAATGACCACTCCAGTGCACAACAG AACGTGAGGCGGCTGTTGCAGAACCCTCGGCTTTCTGAAACTGATGCTGTGCGGCTGGTGATGCTTTATGCACTTCGTTATGAAAAACACAGCAGCAGTATTCTGCCCAGCCTTATGGAGGAGCTCAGCCGCAAAGGGGTGTCAGAAAGACACCGCAAG ATGGTACAATCTGTGGTGGAATATGGTGGCAAACGAGTCAGAGGAAGTGAGCTCATCGCTCCTACAGATGCTGTGGCCATTACCAAACAGTTTTTCAAAGGACTTAAG GGAGTTGAGAATGTGTACACACAGCATCAGCCACTACTACATGACACGCTGGATCAGCTGATCAAGGGTCGTTTGAAGGACAGCCAGTTCCCCTACCTCGGGCCAAGTTCTCTGAGAGACAG ACCTCAagacattattgtttttataattggcGGGGCCACTTACGAGGAGGCATTGACCGTTTACAACCTGAACCGCACAATGCCGGGGGTACGGATCGTACTTGGGGGCACAGCCATTCACAACACTAAGAG CTTTCTGGAGGAAGTGATGCTTTCAGTTTCAGGTTCAGCCGGTGACAGAACACTAGGCGGAGGCCGTCAGCTGAGCCGACGCTGA